Proteins encoded by one window of Streptacidiphilus sp. PB12-B1b:
- a CDS encoding ketopantoate reductase family protein has protein sequence MRYVIIGAGAVGGTIGGRLFESGRETVLVARGAHYRALRDGGLRLTTPQEGTRTLSVPAVDGPQALPLRPDDVLVLAVKSQDTAAVLAEWGARPVEGGGLAADLLPVVCAQNAVENERVALRLFRRVYGMCVWLPATHLDPGEVVAHCAPLSGILTVGRYPGGVDRTIEQIAEDLSASCFHAPAVPDVMRWKYGKLLSNLANAVEAVVGREGSGQRDVQELCRRARAEGEAVLTAAGIAFSDPAERAEVLGDRMRVQPIAGAERRGGSTWQSLARGARTTESDYLNGEIALLGRQSGLGTPVNDLLQRLAVGFAREGRAPGSMTAHELLALMPPE, from the coding sequence ATGCGATACGTCATCATCGGCGCCGGGGCCGTCGGCGGAACCATCGGCGGACGGCTCTTCGAGAGCGGCCGGGAGACCGTGCTGGTTGCCCGGGGCGCGCACTACCGCGCCCTGCGCGACGGCGGCCTGCGGCTGACCACTCCCCAGGAGGGCACGCGCACCCTGTCCGTACCCGCCGTCGACGGACCGCAGGCGCTGCCGCTGCGGCCGGACGACGTGCTGGTCCTCGCGGTGAAGTCGCAGGACACGGCCGCCGTGCTGGCGGAGTGGGGCGCCCGCCCGGTCGAGGGCGGCGGCCTCGCGGCCGACCTGCTGCCCGTGGTCTGCGCCCAGAACGCGGTCGAGAACGAGCGGGTCGCGCTGCGGCTGTTCCGCCGGGTGTACGGCATGTGCGTCTGGCTGCCCGCGACCCACCTCGACCCCGGCGAGGTGGTCGCGCACTGCGCGCCGCTCAGCGGCATCCTGACCGTCGGCCGCTACCCCGGCGGCGTCGACCGCACCATCGAGCAGATCGCCGAGGACCTCTCCGCGAGCTGCTTCCACGCCCCCGCCGTGCCCGACGTGATGCGCTGGAAGTACGGCAAGCTGCTGAGCAACCTCGCCAACGCCGTTGAAGCGGTCGTCGGTCGGGAGGGCAGCGGGCAGCGGGACGTCCAGGAGCTGTGCCGGCGGGCCAGGGCCGAGGGCGAGGCGGTGCTGACCGCCGCGGGGATCGCCTTCAGCGACCCGGCCGAACGGGCCGAGGTGCTGGGGGACCGGATGCGCGTCCAGCCGATCGCGGGGGCGGAACGCCGGGGCGGCTCCACCTGGCAGAGCCTGGCGCGCGGCGCGCGGACCACCGAATCGGACTACCTCAACGGCGAGATCGCGCTGCTCGGGCGGCAGTCGGGGCTCGGGACGCCGGTCAACGACCTGTTGCAGCGGTTGGCCGTGGGCTTCGCCCGCGAGGGGCGCGCCCCCGGCAGCATGACCGCGCATGAGCTGCTGGCGCTCATGCCGCCGGAGTGA
- a CDS encoding DUF2332 domain-containing protein, translated as MTAEESRERAAAMVEWQARACADLGSRLYADLLTRAAADVRSGGPCAEAVAGYEDAPGPDAIALRLAGGVHALVLSGRAPELAVHYPSAGGRYDPSRADACWSAFRAAVAAELPWVRDWMTRPPQTNEVGRSNLLLAGLLYASGPERAPVRLFELGSSAGLNLRADHFRCTAADGYAWGPEDSPVVLADAWTDGAPGWLSTAAADLPRLDVVERRGCDPAPIDPLSESGALALRAYVWPDQTARHARLAGALALAARIPARVDRVGAADFLAGVRLEPGTLTVVWHSIMRQYVPAQEWARVEVEIDRLAAASTPDAAFAHIAFEPERVGPQGFGFRLTVRRGPGGERVTLADAPPHGLPATAVAPPRP; from the coding sequence ATGACCGCCGAAGAATCCCGTGAACGCGCCGCAGCCATGGTCGAGTGGCAGGCCCGCGCCTGCGCGGACCTGGGCTCGCGGCTGTACGCGGACCTGCTGACCCGGGCCGCCGCCGACGTCCGTTCCGGAGGCCCGTGCGCCGAGGCCGTCGCCGGGTACGAGGACGCGCCCGGCCCCGACGCCATCGCGCTGCGCCTGGCCGGCGGGGTGCACGCGCTGGTCCTCAGCGGCCGGGCGCCCGAGCTGGCCGTCCACTACCCCAGCGCCGGGGGCCGCTACGACCCGAGCCGGGCCGACGCCTGCTGGTCGGCGTTCCGGGCGGCGGTGGCCGCCGAACTGCCGTGGGTCCGCGACTGGATGACCCGGCCGCCGCAGACCAACGAGGTCGGCCGGTCCAATCTGCTGCTGGCCGGGCTGCTGTACGCCTCCGGCCCGGAGCGGGCGCCGGTCCGGTTGTTCGAGCTCGGCTCCAGCGCCGGGCTGAACCTGCGCGCCGACCACTTCCGCTGCACCGCCGCCGACGGCTACGCCTGGGGCCCCGAGGACTCCCCGGTCGTGCTGGCCGACGCCTGGACGGACGGCGCGCCCGGCTGGCTGTCCACGGCCGCCGCCGACCTGCCCCGGCTGGACGTGGTCGAGCGGCGCGGCTGCGACCCGGCGCCGATCGACCCGCTGTCGGAGTCGGGGGCGCTGGCCCTGCGCGCCTACGTCTGGCCCGACCAGACCGCCCGGCACGCCCGCCTGGCCGGGGCGCTGGCACTCGCCGCCCGGATCCCGGCGCGGGTGGACCGGGTCGGCGCGGCCGACTTCCTGGCCGGGGTCCGGCTGGAGCCCGGCACCCTCACCGTGGTCTGGCACTCCATCATGCGGCAGTACGTCCCGGCGCAGGAGTGGGCCCGGGTGGAGGTCGAGATCGACCGGCTGGCCGCCGCGAGCACCCCGGACGCGGCGTTCGCGCACATCGCCTTCGAGCCGGAGCGGGTCGGCCCGCAGGGCTTCGGCTTCCGGCTCACGGTGCGCCGCGGCCCCGGCGGCGAGCGGGTGACGCTGGCCGACGCCCCTCCGCACGGACTCCCGGCCACCGCGGTCGCGCCCCCGCGCCCGTAG
- a CDS encoding DUF2087 domain-containing protein: protein MSPRLTAVAPLASALADPERLRLFSRLVLAGPDGLDPAELRAEGAAAVRQVQRLAQAGLADLGPDGRATARPDAFATALGSADRQPGDEVAQLFRDGRLTAVPVRPALRRALLEHLAERVFEPGTGYTEPEVNIALRQYWDDFPALRRYLVEGGLLERSADGRRYRLAARPGTGTGSSADTASGSATVGGPVTPAA from the coding sequence ATGTCACCCCGGCTCACCGCCGTCGCCCCGCTGGCCTCGGCTCTCGCCGACCCGGAGCGGCTGCGGCTGTTCTCCCGACTGGTCCTCGCCGGGCCGGACGGCCTGGACCCGGCCGAGCTGCGCGCCGAGGGCGCGGCGGCCGTCCGGCAGGTGCAGCGGCTGGCGCAGGCCGGGCTGGCCGACCTCGGGCCGGACGGCCGGGCCACCGCCCGGCCGGATGCCTTCGCCACGGCTCTGGGCAGCGCCGACCGGCAGCCCGGGGACGAGGTCGCCCAGCTGTTCCGGGACGGCCGGCTGACCGCCGTGCCGGTCCGCCCGGCGCTGCGGCGCGCCCTGCTGGAGCACCTGGCCGAGCGGGTCTTCGAGCCCGGCACCGGTTACACCGAGCCCGAGGTCAACATCGCCCTGCGGCAGTACTGGGACGACTTCCCGGCGCTGCGCCGCTACCTGGTCGAGGGCGGCCTGCTGGAGCGCTCCGCCGACGGCCGCCGCTACCGGCTCGCCGCCCGGCCCGGCACCGGAACGGGCAGCAGCGCCGACACGGCCAGCGGCAGCGCCACGGTCGGCGGGCCGGTCACTCCGGCGGCATGA
- a CDS encoding GH1 family beta-glucosidase, which translates to MTTRTDPSAAPQQAGGRGPADFLWGVATSAYQIEGAAFEDGRTASIWDTFSRVPGAVFGGHNGDTACDHYHRMPEDVALIAGLGVDSYRFSLSWPRIQPGGRGPANARGLAFYDRLVDRLLDHGILPWVTLYHWDLPQELEDAGGWPARDTAHRFADYAEIAMGALGDRVHWWTTLNEPWCSAVLGYETGRHAPGRQDRADSLAAVHHLLLGHGLAAQRLRACAPAGAPEPPQVGITLNTTHAIPARPTEADRAAARRADGIGTRLYTDPLVLGRYPADVLEALAAEGLALPVRDGDLETIAQPLDFLGVNYYTSQYVSGVAEDGRAPDGRPVTRAVPQGHPVTAMDWEIVPDGLADHLVRLDRDYPGIPLYVTENGAAFDDADDADGAVRDDDRTAYLAEHIAAVARARAAGADVRGYFAWSLMDNFEWGYGYEKRFGIVHVDYRTQRRTVKQSGRWFAEHVRSARERSGPPAAGADGPDGTAES; encoded by the coding sequence ATGACCACCCGTACCGACCCCTCGGCCGCACCGCAGCAGGCGGGCGGCCGGGGCCCCGCCGACTTCCTGTGGGGCGTCGCCACCTCCGCCTACCAGATCGAGGGCGCCGCCTTCGAGGACGGCCGCACCGCCTCCATCTGGGACACCTTCAGCCGCGTCCCGGGCGCGGTGTTCGGCGGCCACAACGGCGACACCGCCTGCGACCACTACCACCGGATGCCCGAGGACGTCGCCCTGATCGCCGGCCTCGGCGTCGACTCCTACCGCTTCTCGCTCTCCTGGCCCCGGATCCAGCCCGGCGGCCGGGGCCCCGCCAACGCCCGCGGCCTGGCCTTCTACGACCGGCTGGTGGACCGGCTGCTCGACCACGGCATCCTGCCCTGGGTCACGCTCTACCACTGGGACCTGCCGCAGGAGTTGGAGGACGCCGGCGGCTGGCCCGCCCGGGACACCGCCCACCGCTTCGCGGACTACGCCGAGATCGCCATGGGGGCGCTCGGCGACCGGGTGCACTGGTGGACCACGCTCAACGAGCCCTGGTGCTCGGCCGTCCTCGGCTACGAGACCGGGCGGCACGCCCCGGGCCGGCAGGACCGCGCCGACTCCCTGGCCGCCGTCCACCACCTGCTGCTCGGGCACGGCCTGGCCGCGCAGCGGCTGCGCGCCTGCGCCCCCGCCGGGGCGCCGGAGCCGCCGCAGGTCGGCATCACCCTGAACACCACCCACGCCATCCCGGCCCGGCCCACCGAGGCCGACCGGGCCGCCGCCCGCCGGGCCGACGGCATCGGCACCCGCCTCTACACCGACCCGCTGGTCCTCGGCCGCTACCCGGCCGACGTCCTGGAGGCCCTCGCCGCCGAGGGCCTCGCCCTGCCGGTGCGCGACGGCGACCTGGAGACCATCGCCCAGCCGCTGGACTTCCTCGGCGTCAACTACTACACCAGCCAGTACGTCTCCGGCGTCGCCGAGGACGGCCGGGCCCCGGACGGCCGGCCGGTCACCCGGGCCGTCCCGCAGGGGCACCCGGTCACCGCCATGGACTGGGAGATCGTCCCGGACGGCCTGGCCGACCACCTGGTCCGGCTGGACCGCGACTACCCGGGCATCCCGCTGTACGTCACCGAGAACGGCGCGGCCTTCGACGACGCCGACGATGCCGACGGCGCCGTCCGCGACGACGACCGCACCGCCTACCTGGCCGAGCACATCGCCGCCGTGGCCCGGGCCCGCGCGGCCGGGGCCGACGTGCGCGGCTACTTCGCCTGGTCGCTGATGGACAACTTCGAGTGGGGCTACGGCTACGAGAAGCGGTTCGGCATCGTCCACGTCGACTACCGGACCCAGCGGCGCACCGTGAAGCAGAGCGGGCGCTGGTTCGCCGAGCACGTCAGGAGTGCGCGCGAGCGGTCCGGCCCGCCCGCGGCGGGGGCGGACGGCCCCGACGGGACCGCCGAGAGCTGA
- a CDS encoding DUF3592 domain-containing protein — protein MSDGIGAMGAVFSLVGFLFAVLGVVMAVTLLRRAVGRGRALSHGLTAEARCLEAYVTRSSDGSSRRRVILGFTTVDGQQIRIEETPRGPIVAGDFVQVRYLPERPQQAVQVGGSVAGTAVGTVFGLVFCSCFVAVGLAVGLSGLGVGLFAFGPFANG, from the coding sequence ATGAGTGACGGCATCGGCGCCATGGGCGCTGTCTTCAGCCTGGTCGGATTCCTGTTCGCGGTCCTCGGCGTGGTGATGGCCGTGACCCTGCTGCGCCGCGCGGTGGGGCGCGGCCGGGCGCTCAGCCACGGCCTCACCGCCGAGGCGCGCTGCCTGGAGGCGTATGTGACCCGCAGCTCCGACGGCTCCTCCAGGCGCCGGGTGATCCTCGGCTTCACCACGGTGGACGGGCAGCAGATCCGGATCGAGGAGACTCCGCGCGGCCCGATCGTCGCCGGTGACTTCGTCCAGGTGCGCTACCTGCCGGAGCGGCCGCAGCAGGCCGTCCAGGTCGGCGGCAGCGTGGCGGGCACGGCCGTGGGCACCGTGTTCGGCCTGGTCTTCTGCTCCTGCTTCGTGGCGGTCGGGCTGGCGGTCGGGCTGAGCGGGCTCGGCGTGGGCCTGTTCGCCTTCGGCCCCTTCGCCAACGGCTGA
- a CDS encoding thiolase domain-containing protein yields MTADAPPEIAVVAFAQTVHRRSTDQLSEVELVLPVLQEVLKQTGLTTDRIGFTCSGSSDYLAGRAFSFTMALDGVGAWPPISESHVEMDGAWALYEAWVKLRTGQAETALVYSYGKSSPGSVRDVLTRQLDPYTLAPLWPDAVALAALQAQSLIDAGLTDEPALAAIAARSRRAAEDNPHAQLRGSADPETLLGRRYEVRPLRRHDCPPVSDGAAAVVLAAGDAARALHPRPAWIRGIDHRIEAHQPGSRDLTDSPSTRLAADRAGAFDAPLDAAELHAPFTAQEVVLRRALELDDAALVNPSGGALAANPVMAAGLIRIGEAAARIHRGDSRRVLAHATSGPCLQQNLVAVLEAEEER; encoded by the coding sequence GTGACCGCCGACGCGCCCCCCGAGATCGCCGTCGTCGCCTTCGCCCAGACCGTCCACCGGCGCAGCACCGACCAGCTGTCCGAGGTCGAGCTGGTGCTCCCGGTGCTCCAGGAGGTACTCAAGCAGACCGGACTGACAACCGACCGGATCGGCTTCACCTGCTCCGGCAGCAGCGACTACCTCGCCGGGCGCGCCTTCTCCTTCACCATGGCCCTGGACGGCGTCGGCGCCTGGCCGCCGATCTCCGAATCGCATGTGGAGATGGACGGCGCCTGGGCCCTGTACGAGGCATGGGTCAAGCTCCGCACCGGGCAGGCCGAGACCGCCCTGGTCTACTCCTACGGCAAGTCCTCGCCCGGCAGCGTCCGCGACGTGCTCACCCGCCAGCTCGACCCGTACACCCTGGCGCCGCTGTGGCCCGACGCCGTCGCCCTGGCCGCCCTGCAGGCGCAGAGCCTGATCGACGCCGGCCTCACCGACGAACCGGCCCTGGCCGCGATCGCCGCCCGCAGCCGCCGCGCCGCCGAGGACAACCCGCACGCCCAACTGCGCGGCAGCGCCGACCCCGAGACGCTGCTCGGCCGCCGCTACGAGGTGCGGCCGCTGCGCCGCCACGACTGCCCGCCGGTCAGCGACGGCGCCGCCGCCGTGGTCCTGGCCGCCGGGGACGCCGCCCGGGCGCTGCACCCCCGGCCGGCCTGGATCCGGGGCATCGACCACCGGATCGAGGCGCACCAGCCCGGCAGCCGCGACCTCACCGACTCGCCCTCCACCCGGCTCGCGGCCGACCGCGCCGGGGCCTTCGACGCGCCGCTGGACGCCGCCGAACTGCACGCGCCGTTCACCGCGCAGGAGGTGGTGCTGCGCCGCGCGCTGGAGTTGGACGACGCGGCCCTGGTGAACCCCTCCGGCGGGGCGCTGGCCGCCAACCCGGTGATGGCGGCCGGGCTGATCCGCATCGGCGAGGCCGCCGCCCGGATCCACCGGGGCGACTCCCGCCGGGTGCTCGCCCACGCCACCTCCGGGCCCTGCCTGCAGCAGAACCTGGTGGCCGTCCTGGAAGCGGAGGAGGAGCGATGA
- a CDS encoding beta-galactosidase — translation MRIELRDGVLHTDGVPGLLATADYPYYRDDPTVWRDRLTTLRDATGIRIVSSYLPWRHHQPDPDTPPDFTGATRADRDVLGFLRICAELGLGVIAKPGPFIHAETNYGGLPDWICPLHNPQVEPQLDARGNTVDWIGAHRDADGEVGRWPLPAPLGGHFATRVGEWLRAVGKEVLQPATGPDGPVVLVQIANEGLFTDGALPLWAYDYSAPGLDLFRSGLRERYGDLDGYNAVHGTAHADWSAVRPPRERHPGGSLELRRQLACADWGRYQSDLLAEAYHSWTGALAPDVPVVVNLNPPAGEEHALDAWLSRVRPERWNGIGYGFTNWMGVVSTDHGSHARYVVAAKRAPGPNLEENWGFSELYDRAYAAGATSFHQSLLALAAGATGFNVYTGVATSGWGDDLDAKHTPPYPDCPPIDQHGNATGKAGTVRMLADFFAAHGGEFLGATPATGPSWGLYAPYAAVAAWTEADAPVAPGAETEALPVCGRELRAFHERMRAEGRDYRIVDLESATPERLAGHPHLVLHGGAFMDADTQRLLAGQIAAGLRVDLLGPVPRVDERLRPCTLLADALAARPAAAGTDSAVDDAPAVRVVGGSADAYWRAAPSGTGYLTVLVQSDHDGPVRVEIAGAGAFDGRGLAVTVDSARGGAAVLRLVDGALDDFLVTGANAFLGSAVTPAVTVGGVRVQGEYGRDLARIGGELRTPAA, via the coding sequence GTGCGTATCGAGCTGCGTGACGGCGTACTCCACACCGACGGCGTCCCCGGCCTGCTCGCCACCGCCGACTACCCCTACTACCGGGACGATCCGACGGTGTGGCGCGACCGGCTGACGACCCTGCGCGACGCCACCGGCATCCGGATCGTCAGCAGCTACCTCCCCTGGCGGCACCACCAGCCCGATCCGGACACGCCCCCGGACTTCACCGGCGCCACCCGCGCCGACCGCGACGTCCTCGGCTTCCTGCGGATCTGCGCGGAGCTGGGGCTGGGCGTGATCGCCAAACCCGGGCCGTTCATCCACGCCGAGACCAACTACGGCGGGCTGCCCGACTGGATCTGCCCGCTGCACAACCCGCAGGTGGAACCGCAGTTGGACGCCCGGGGCAACACCGTCGACTGGATCGGCGCGCACCGGGACGCCGACGGCGAGGTCGGCCGCTGGCCGCTGCCCGCGCCGCTGGGCGGGCACTTCGCCACCCGGGTCGGCGAGTGGCTGCGCGCGGTCGGCAAGGAGGTGCTGCAGCCCGCGACCGGCCCGGACGGCCCGGTCGTCCTGGTCCAGATCGCCAACGAGGGCCTGTTCACCGACGGCGCGCTGCCGCTGTGGGCGTACGACTACAGCGCCCCCGGACTGGACCTCTTCCGCAGCGGCCTGCGCGAGCGCTACGGCGACCTCGACGGCTACAACGCCGTCCACGGCACCGCCCACGCCGACTGGAGCGCCGTCCGGCCGCCGCGCGAGCGGCACCCCGGCGGCAGCCTGGAGCTGCGCCGGCAGCTGGCCTGCGCCGACTGGGGCCGCTACCAGTCCGACCTGCTCGCCGAGGCCTACCACAGCTGGACCGGGGCGCTGGCGCCGGACGTCCCGGTGGTGGTCAACCTCAACCCGCCCGCCGGGGAGGAGCACGCGCTGGACGCCTGGCTCAGCCGGGTCCGCCCGGAGCGCTGGAACGGCATCGGCTACGGCTTCACCAACTGGATGGGCGTGGTCTCCACCGACCACGGCTCGCACGCCCGCTACGTGGTCGCCGCCAAGCGCGCGCCCGGTCCCAACCTGGAGGAGAACTGGGGCTTCTCCGAACTGTACGACCGGGCCTACGCCGCCGGGGCCACCAGCTTCCACCAGAGCCTGCTGGCGCTCGCGGCCGGCGCCACCGGCTTCAACGTCTACACCGGCGTCGCCACCTCCGGCTGGGGCGACGACCTGGACGCCAAGCACACCCCGCCCTACCCCGACTGCCCGCCGATCGACCAGCACGGCAACGCCACCGGCAAGGCCGGGACGGTGCGGATGCTCGCGGACTTCTTCGCCGCCCACGGCGGGGAGTTCCTCGGCGCGACGCCCGCGACCGGACCGAGCTGGGGGCTGTACGCCCCCTACGCGGCGGTGGCCGCCTGGACCGAGGCCGACGCCCCTGTCGCGCCCGGTGCCGAGACCGAAGCGCTGCCGGTCTGCGGTCGGGAGCTGCGGGCCTTCCACGAGCGGATGCGCGCCGAGGGCCGGGACTACCGCATCGTGGACCTGGAGAGCGCCACCCCCGAGCGGCTGGCCGGCCATCCGCACCTGGTGCTGCACGGCGGCGCCTTCATGGACGCCGACACACAGCGGCTGCTGGCCGGGCAGATCGCGGCCGGGCTGCGGGTCGACCTGCTGGGCCCGGTGCCGCGGGTGGACGAGCGGCTGCGGCCCTGCACGTTGCTGGCCGACGCCCTCGCCGCCCGGCCCGCAGCCGCCGGAACCGACAGCGCGGTCGATGACGCCCCGGCGGTGCGGGTGGTCGGCGGCAGCGCCGACGCCTACTGGCGCGCCGCGCCCTCCGGCACCGGCTATCTGACCGTCCTGGTGCAGAGCGACCACGACGGTCCGGTCCGGGTGGAGATCGCCGGGGCTGGGGCCTTCGACGGCCGGGGCCTGGCGGTGACGGTGGACAGCGCGCGTGGCGGGGCCGCCGTGCTGCGCCTGGTCGACGGCGCGCTGGACGACTTCCTGGTCACCGGGGCCAACGCCTTCCTCGGCTCGGCGGTCACTCCCGCGGTCACCGTCGGCGGGGTCCGGGTCCAGGGCGAGTACGGCCGCGACCTGGCCCGGATCGGCGGGGAGCTGCGCACACCGGCCGCCTGA
- a CDS encoding acyl-CoA synthetase — MEFNLADLFEHAVDLFPEREAVSCARADDPAVQRRTFAELDERANRLAHHLAQAGVGPGDRVGVYALNCAEWVESLLAVCKLRAVCVNVNYRYVTDELAYLLGMAEPVALIYQQHWAARVAEVAPGLPGLRHLIVVEDGSEAAAGPAAARYEEALASGSPARDFAPRSPDDHYLLFTGGTTGLPKGVVWRQEDVFFALGGGIDVTNGHRMATPEEIAGTGHGHPLTFFPIAPLMHGATQWGLMQQLFKGNRAVLLDRFDSRRIWELVAAEQVNIVMITGDAMGRPLVEALDEPGADYRLGSLLGLVSSAALFSAPVKRRFLERFPGLYLSDAIGSSEGGAGGISQGGAGTDGGGVTTTAIGDSDVVDEDLRPLPPGVVGRLARRGNVPLCYLGDPDRSAEVFRTGPDGRRYAVPGDWARREPDGRITLLGRGSSCINSGGEKVFPEEVESAIKAHPGVYDTVVVGAADERWGETVVAVVQPRAGHEGLTLRQIQDHCRERIAGYKVPRRLHLVAEVQRTPTGKPDMRWARQVAGSG, encoded by the coding sequence ATGGAATTCAACCTGGCCGACCTGTTCGAGCATGCGGTTGACCTCTTTCCGGAGCGGGAGGCCGTCAGCTGCGCCCGCGCCGACGACCCGGCCGTGCAGCGACGGACCTTCGCCGAACTGGACGAGCGCGCCAACCGGTTGGCGCACCACCTCGCGCAGGCCGGGGTCGGCCCGGGCGACCGGGTCGGGGTGTACGCGCTGAACTGCGCGGAGTGGGTGGAGTCGCTGCTGGCGGTGTGCAAGCTGCGCGCGGTCTGTGTCAACGTCAACTACCGCTACGTGACCGACGAACTGGCCTACCTGCTGGGCATGGCGGAGCCGGTGGCGCTGATCTACCAGCAGCACTGGGCGGCACGGGTGGCCGAGGTGGCGCCCGGCCTGCCCGGGTTACGGCACCTGATCGTGGTGGAGGACGGCTCCGAGGCCGCCGCCGGCCCGGCAGCCGCCCGCTACGAAGAGGCGTTGGCCTCCGGCAGCCCGGCGCGGGACTTCGCGCCGCGCTCCCCCGACGACCACTACCTGCTGTTCACCGGCGGCACCACCGGGCTGCCCAAGGGGGTGGTCTGGCGTCAGGAGGACGTCTTCTTCGCCCTCGGCGGCGGCATCGACGTCACCAACGGGCACCGCATGGCCACCCCGGAGGAGATCGCCGGCACCGGCCACGGCCACCCGCTGACCTTCTTCCCGATCGCCCCGCTGATGCACGGGGCGACCCAGTGGGGCCTGATGCAGCAGCTGTTCAAGGGCAACCGGGCGGTGCTGCTGGACCGCTTCGACTCCCGCCGGATCTGGGAGCTGGTGGCCGCCGAGCAGGTCAACATCGTGATGATCACCGGCGACGCCATGGGCCGCCCCCTGGTCGAGGCCCTGGACGAGCCCGGCGCCGACTACCGGCTGGGCTCGCTCCTGGGCCTGGTGAGCAGCGCCGCGCTGTTCTCGGCCCCGGTCAAACGGCGCTTCCTGGAGCGCTTTCCCGGCCTGTACCTCAGCGACGCCATCGGCTCCTCCGAGGGCGGTGCCGGCGGCATCAGCCAGGGCGGGGCCGGGACCGACGGCGGCGGGGTGACCACCACCGCGATCGGCGACTCCGACGTGGTGGACGAGGACCTCCGTCCGCTGCCGCCCGGGGTGGTCGGCCGGCTGGCCCGGCGCGGCAACGTGCCGCTGTGCTACCTGGGCGATCCGGACCGCAGCGCCGAGGTGTTCCGCACAGGTCCGGACGGGCGGCGCTACGCCGTGCCCGGTGACTGGGCCCGGCGCGAGCCGGACGGCCGGATCACGCTGTTGGGCCGGGGCTCGTCCTGCATCAACTCCGGCGGGGAGAAGGTCTTCCCGGAGGAGGTGGAGTCGGCGATCAAGGCCCATCCGGGGGTGTACGACACGGTGGTGGTGGGCGCGGCCGACGAGCGCTGGGGGGAGACGGTGGTGGCCGTGGTGCAGCCGCGGGCGGGCCACGAGGGCCTGACCCTGCGGCAGATACAGGACCACTGCCGGGAGCGGATCGCCGGGTACAAGGTGCCGCGGCGGCTGCACCTGGTCGCGGAGGTCCAGCGCACGCCGACCGGCAAGCCGGACATGCGCTGGGCCCGGCAGGTCGCCGGCTCCGGCTGA
- a CDS encoding STAS domain-containing protein: protein MSGLSRLTVLVLDGRSTAQILLAGELDQATAVDLDTAVSLVLADPQVQHIEVDVALVEFCDTGGLSALMAAALRAADEHVLLNLVQIRLPLQRVLDAAKLGGLLCPPD from the coding sequence GTGAGCGGTCTTTCACGGCTGACGGTGCTCGTCCTCGACGGACGAAGCACCGCTCAGATCCTGCTCGCCGGTGAACTCGACCAGGCCACAGCAGTGGACCTGGACACCGCCGTCAGTCTCGTTCTGGCCGATCCGCAGGTCCAGCACATCGAGGTGGACGTGGCGCTGGTCGAGTTCTGCGACACCGGCGGGCTGAGCGCGCTCATGGCGGCCGCCCTGCGCGCGGCCGACGAGCACGTCCTGCTGAACCTCGTCCAGATCCGCTTACCCCTGCAACGGGTGCTGGACGCCGCCAAGCTCGGCGGCCTGCTCTGCCCGCCGGACTGA
- a CDS encoding crotonase/enoyl-CoA hydratase family protein, which yields MGGTEHLITERYGATLVLTLNRPEAKNAFSIPMLVGLHDAWLEADADDSVRSLVLTGAGGAFCAGMDLKALAGGGFTGPEADRHRARLAADPDLHWKAMLRHHRPRKPVIAAVEGVCVAGGTEMLQGTDIRVAAESASFGLFEVRRGLFPIGGSTVRLPRQIPRTHALEMLLTGRRCTAAEARDMGLVGSVVPDGGALKRALELAEAVNSAAPLAVEAVKRSVYECAELAESEGLARELEIGWPVFATEDAKEGPRAFAEHRAPVYRRH from the coding sequence ATGGGCGGCACCGAACACCTCATCACCGAGCGGTACGGGGCGACGCTGGTCCTCACCCTCAATCGGCCAGAGGCAAAGAACGCGTTCTCGATTCCTATGCTGGTAGGGCTCCATGACGCCTGGCTCGAAGCCGATGCCGACGACTCGGTCCGCTCCCTTGTGCTCACCGGGGCGGGCGGTGCCTTCTGCGCCGGAATGGACCTGAAAGCCCTCGCCGGCGGCGGATTCACCGGCCCCGAGGCCGACCGCCACCGGGCCAGGCTCGCCGCCGACCCTGACCTGCACTGGAAGGCCATGCTGCGGCACCACCGGCCGCGCAAACCGGTGATCGCCGCCGTCGAGGGCGTCTGCGTCGCCGGGGGCACCGAGATGCTCCAGGGCACCGACATCCGGGTGGCCGCCGAGTCCGCCAGCTTCGGGCTGTTCGAGGTGCGCCGCGGACTGTTCCCGATCGGCGGCTCCACCGTGCGGCTGCCCCGGCAGATCCCGCGCACCCACGCCCTGGAGATGCTGCTCACCGGCCGCCGCTGCACCGCCGCCGAGGCCCGTGACATGGGGCTGGTCGGCAGCGTCGTCCCGGACGGCGGCGCGCTCAAGCGCGCCCTGGAACTCGCCGAGGCCGTCAACTCGGCCGCCCCGCTGGCCGTGGAGGCGGTGAAGCGCTCGGTGTACGAGTGCGCCGAGCTGGCCGAGAGCGAGGGGCTCGCCCGGGAGCTGGAGATCGGCTGGCCGGTCTTCGCCACCGAGGACGCCAAGGAGGGCCCGCGCGCGTTCGCCGAGCACCGGGCCCCCGTCTACCGCCGCCACTAG